A part of Paenibacillus sp. sptzw28 genomic DNA contains:
- a CDS encoding helix-turn-helix domain-containing protein: protein MENKKPDTCRNGVEASLEIIVGKWKPIILLHLLHGGTKRFGELKRLLPDITQKMLTAQLRELEEQDIIARKVYPEVPPRVEYSVTEYGRGLYDILQQMHEWGLAHLEHMAKKNSRAGARQD, encoded by the coding sequence ATGGAAAATAAAAAGCCTGATACTTGCCGGAATGGCGTGGAGGCTTCTTTGGAGATTATAGTGGGGAAATGGAAGCCGATCATTTTGCTACATCTGCTGCACGGAGGAACCAAACGATTCGGGGAATTGAAACGACTGCTCCCTGATATCACGCAAAAGATGCTTACCGCGCAGCTTCGGGAGCTTGAGGAACAAGATATAATCGCGCGAAAAGTTTACCCCGAGGTGCCGCCGAGGGTTGAATATTCGGTTACGGAATATGGGCGTGGCCTTTACGACATATTGCAGCAAATGCATGAATGGGGCTTGGCCCATCTGGAACACATGGCCAAAAAAAATTCTCGGGCAGGGGCTAGGCAAGACTAA
- a CDS encoding SDR family oxidoreductase — translation MLNVEDKVVIITGASSGIGEATAKLLSQNGAKVVLAARREERLRLLKSTIEEQGGVAVYKATDISSHVEVEELSRFAVNAFGQIDVLVNNAGIMPLSYLHEKKVKEWDQMIDVNIKGVLYGIGAVLPYMRERKRGHIINVSSVTGHIVRKSWAVYSGTKFAVRAITEALRQEEAENNIRTTIICPGGVVTELVQTISNEEIKKNIEESLQAALPAEAVAKSILYAISQPEYTAVNEIIVRPTIQEL, via the coding sequence ATGTTGAACGTAGAAGACAAAGTTGTGATTATTACCGGGGCATCGAGCGGAATCGGTGAGGCAACTGCAAAATTACTCTCCCAAAACGGAGCGAAGGTCGTACTGGCAGCAAGGCGTGAAGAACGACTACGTTTACTAAAATCCACAATTGAAGAACAAGGTGGTGTTGCTGTGTACAAAGCGACCGATATCTCTTCCCATGTGGAGGTAGAAGAACTCTCGCGGTTTGCCGTTAACGCCTTCGGTCAGATCGATGTCTTGGTTAATAACGCTGGTATAATGCCTTTATCTTATTTACATGAGAAGAAGGTTAAGGAATGGGATCAAATGATCGATGTCAATATTAAAGGAGTGTTGTACGGTATCGGCGCGGTTCTTCCGTATATGCGGGAACGAAAACGGGGACACATCATTAATGTATCATCAGTAACGGGACATATCGTTAGAAAATCCTGGGCTGTTTATTCAGGAACTAAATTTGCCGTACGGGCAATAACCGAAGCCCTCAGACAAGAGGAGGCTGAGAATAACATTCGGACTACGATTATTTGCCCGGGAGGTGTAGTAACCGAACTGGTCCAAACGATATCGAACGAGGAGATTAAGAAAAACATTGAGGAGTCCCTGCAAGCGGCATTGCCTGCAGAGGCTGTTGCGAAATCCATTTTATACGCTATTTCCCAACCTGAGTATACGGCAGTTAACGAAATCATTGTAAGGCCTACAATTCAAGAATTATAA